A genomic region of Mesobacillus jeotgali contains the following coding sequences:
- a CDS encoding PIN/TRAM domain-containing protein: protein MLRRIIQACFLIIGGTLGIFLIPDLLSLMNAGDMTLINNPYVTAVLGALIFYLLTFWAVDPVTNFVKWAEESLIKAPITDVLFGSVGLFFGLLVAFLVGFALNAIQVPVVNTVAPTLLTLLFGYLGFQVGFKKRDELLGLFSRSKKKGTEEETEKESRAREWKILDTSVIIDGRVADICQTGFLEGTIVIPQFVLEELQHIADSSDVLKRNRGRRGLDILNRIQKELKIKVEIYEGDFDDIQEVDSKLVKLAKLTNGVVVTNDFNLNKVCELQKVAVLNINDLANAVKPVVLPGEELSIQVIKDGKEHNQGIAYLDDGTMIVVEEGRDYIGKRIDVLVTSVLQTSAGRMIFAKPKQLEKSIIS from the coding sequence ATGTTAAGACGTATCATTCAAGCCTGCTTCCTGATCATTGGGGGAACGCTTGGTATATTCTTAATTCCTGATTTATTATCATTAATGAACGCGGGAGACATGACTCTCATCAATAATCCTTATGTTACTGCTGTTTTGGGCGCACTTATTTTTTATCTTCTTACTTTTTGGGCCGTAGATCCTGTGACCAATTTTGTGAAGTGGGCTGAAGAGTCGCTGATCAAGGCGCCGATTACGGATGTCCTCTTTGGCAGTGTCGGTCTTTTCTTTGGTTTGCTGGTGGCATTTTTAGTAGGATTTGCCCTAAATGCAATCCAGGTGCCTGTTGTGAATACAGTTGCACCGACTCTCCTGACACTATTATTTGGGTATCTTGGATTCCAGGTCGGTTTCAAAAAACGTGATGAGCTGCTTGGTTTATTTTCAAGGTCGAAGAAAAAGGGAACTGAAGAAGAGACGGAAAAAGAAAGTCGTGCAAGAGAGTGGAAGATACTCGATACAAGTGTGATTATTGATGGCAGGGTTGCTGATATCTGCCAGACTGGATTCCTTGAAGGCACTATCGTAATTCCGCAGTTTGTCCTCGAAGAATTACAGCATATCGCTGATTCATCTGACGTATTGAAGCGCAATCGCGGACGACGCGGATTGGACATCCTTAACCGTATTCAAAAGGAGCTTAAGATTAAGGTAGAGATTTATGAAGGTGATTTTGATGACATCCAGGAAGTCGACAGCAAGCTTGTAAAGCTGGCAAAGCTGACAAATGGGGTTGTCGTCACGAATGATTTCAACCTGAACAAAGTATGTGAATTGCAGAAGGTTGCCGTGCTGAATATCAATGACCTCGCAAATGCGGTTAAACCAGTTGTCCTTCCTGGAGAAGAATTGAGCATCCAGGTAATCAAGGATGGCAAGGAACATAATCAGGGCATTGCATACCTGGATGACGGCACGATGATCGTCGTTGAAGAAGGCCGCGACTATATCGGAAAGCGAATTGATGTGCTTGTGACAAGTGTGTTGCAAACATCAGCTGGCAGGATGATTTTCGCAAAGCCGAAACAGTTGGAAAAAAGCATAATCAGTTGA
- the disA gene encoding DNA integrity scanning diadenylate cyclase DisA: MEHKELEDKGLGEILQFIAPGTPLRDGIDNVLRAKTGGLIVFGYNEKVKNLVDGGFEINCRFSPSYLYELAKMDGAIILNETGSKILFANAQLAPDTGVPSTETGMRHRTAERVARQTKALVIAISQRRNVITLYQGHLRYALKEIGVILTKANQAIQTLEKYKVVLEQSITNLGILEFEDLVTYNDLLQVIHRFEMVLRIKTELLTYLSELGLEGRLIRLQMQELLSEMEREAVLVIKDYSADPEVKAEEVMARFQELSKARVIEDSTILKLLGHQGYVHMDEFICPRGYRMLNKIPRLPMIITENLIKRFSKFTNMIAASVEELDDVEGIGEVRARKIKEGFKLIRDQLMADRQM; the protein is encoded by the coding sequence TTGGAACACAAAGAGCTTGAAGATAAAGGGTTAGGTGAAATCCTTCAATTTATCGCTCCAGGTACGCCTCTAAGGGATGGAATCGATAATGTGCTCCGGGCCAAGACAGGTGGATTGATTGTGTTTGGATACAATGAGAAAGTGAAAAACCTGGTCGACGGCGGTTTTGAGATCAACTGCAGGTTCAGCCCCAGCTATCTCTATGAACTGGCGAAGATGGATGGCGCAATCATCCTGAATGAGACGGGAAGCAAAATCTTATTCGCCAACGCCCAGTTAGCTCCTGATACAGGAGTGCCCTCTACTGAGACAGGGATGAGACACAGGACGGCGGAACGTGTAGCGAGGCAGACAAAGGCACTCGTCATCGCCATTTCCCAGCGAAGGAATGTCATTACCCTGTACCAGGGGCACCTGCGCTATGCCTTGAAGGAAATCGGTGTCATCCTGACGAAGGCGAACCAGGCAATCCAGACGCTGGAAAAGTATAAGGTCGTCCTGGAACAAAGTATTACCAATCTGGGAATCCTCGAATTTGAGGATCTTGTTACCTATAATGATTTGCTTCAGGTTATCCATCGTTTTGAAATGGTACTAAGGATCAAGACAGAGCTTTTGACTTATTTGAGCGAGCTCGGACTCGAAGGGCGGCTGATCCGCCTGCAAATGCAGGAGCTTTTATCTGAAATGGAAAGAGAAGCTGTGCTTGTCATCAAAGATTATTCAGCAGACCCAGAAGTGAAAGCCGAAGAAGTGATGGCTCGTTTCCAGGAGCTTTCTAAGGCCAGAGTCATCGAGGATTCTACCATCCTTAAGCTTCTCGGGCATCAGGGATATGTGCATATGGATGAATTCATCTGTCCTCGAGGATATCGAATGCTGAATAAAATCCCGCGACTGCCGATGATCATTACCGAGAACTTGATTAAACGTTTCAGTAAATTCACAAATATGATTGCAGCTTCCGTTGAGGAACTGGATGATGTAGAGGGCATTGGAGAAGTTAGAGCCCGGAAAATTAAAGAGGGCTTTAAGCTAATCAGGGACCAGCTGATGGCGGACCGCCAAATGTAA
- the ispF gene encoding 2-C-methyl-D-erythritol 2,4-cyclodiphosphate synthase, with product MFRIGQGFDVHQLTEGRPLIIGGITIPYEKGLLGHSDADVLLHTVADACLGAIGEGDIGRHFPDTDPEFKDADSAKLLEHVWKIVKGKGYELVNIDCTIIAQQPKMAPHIEAMRERIAGLLEGTHDQVNVKATTTEKLGFPGRGEGIASQATVLLKQTEK from the coding sequence ATGTTTCGTATTGGACAAGGTTTCGATGTACATCAATTGACGGAAGGCAGGCCGCTGATCATTGGCGGAATCACGATTCCATATGAAAAGGGGCTTCTTGGCCACTCGGATGCCGATGTGCTTTTACATACGGTAGCAGATGCATGCCTGGGGGCAATCGGAGAAGGAGACATCGGCAGACATTTCCCGGACACTGACCCTGAGTTCAAGGACGCTGATTCAGCTAAATTGCTTGAACATGTATGGAAGATTGTGAAGGGAAAAGGATACGAGCTTGTGAACATAGACTGCACAATTATCGCACAGCAGCCTAAGATGGCACCGCATATCGAAGCGATGCGTGAAAGGATTGCAGGCTTATTGGAAGGCACCCATGACCAGGTGAACGTCAAGGCGACGACAACAGAAAAGCTCGGTTTCCCGGGGCGGGGAGAAGGTATCGCTTCCCAGGCGACCGTGTTGCTGAAGCAGACTGAGAAATAA
- a CDS encoding Mini-ribonuclease 3 produces the protein MLHYEQKVDEKQLNSLALAYMGDAVYELYVRHHLLQSGKVRPNKLHKEATAYVSAKSQAKYLHKLIEMEMLSEAEMTIVKRGRNAKSGSVPRNTDVQTYRYSTAFEALIGSLYLAGNEQRIEELITTIFALAEE, from the coding sequence ATGCTGCATTACGAACAAAAAGTAGATGAAAAACAATTGAATAGTCTTGCACTTGCCTACATGGGTGATGCCGTATATGAACTGTATGTCCGGCATCACCTGCTGCAAAGCGGCAAGGTCCGTCCGAACAAGCTGCATAAAGAAGCGACCGCTTATGTATCGGCAAAATCGCAGGCGAAATACCTCCACAAGCTGATCGAAATGGAGATGCTATCCGAAGCGGAAATGACGATTGTAAAAAGGGGCCGGAATGCGAAGTCAGGATCTGTCCCGAGAAACACCGATGTCCAAACATACCGTTACAGCACAGCCTTTGAGGCCTTGATCGGTTCTTTGTATCTGGCAGGCAATGAGCAACGGATAGAAGAACTGATTACCACAATATTTGCACTTGCTGAAGAATAG
- the radA gene encoding DNA repair protein RadA → MAKRKTKFMCQECGYESPKWMGKCPGCGQWNKMVEEVESTGSTRRGAFANTGNTGVTAKATPITSIETVSEPRITTDLNELNRVLGGGVVRGSLVLIGGDPGIGKSTLLLQVSYQLAKKAHSVLYISGEESMRQTKLRADRLGVTSDNLLVYSETNLQEISLTIENTNPDFVIVDSIQTIFHPEVTSAPGSVSQVRECTAELMRIGKTKGIAIFIVGHVTKEGSIAGPRLLEHMVDTVLYFEGERHHTYRILRAVKNRFGSTNEMGIFEMKEMGLEEVANPSEIFLEERSQGASGSTVVASMEGTRPVLVEIQALISPTSFGNPRRMATGIDHNRVSLLMAVLEKRVGLLLANQDAYLKVAGGVKLDEPAIDLAVAVSIASSFRDKPTRATDCIIGEVGLTGEVRRVSRIEQRVQEAAKLGFERIILPENNLGGWTPPRGVELIGVSSVSHALKVTLGG, encoded by the coding sequence ATGGCAAAAAGAAAAACGAAATTCATGTGCCAGGAATGTGGCTATGAATCTCCGAAATGGATGGGGAAATGTCCGGGTTGCGGGCAATGGAATAAGATGGTCGAGGAAGTGGAAAGCACTGGCTCGACAAGAAGAGGAGCTTTTGCCAATACAGGGAATACGGGTGTTACCGCAAAGGCCACTCCGATCACGAGTATTGAAACAGTCAGCGAGCCACGGATTACGACAGATTTAAACGAGTTGAACCGCGTACTTGGCGGCGGTGTTGTCAGGGGGTCGCTTGTGTTGATTGGCGGGGACCCTGGTATTGGTAAATCGACACTATTGCTTCAGGTATCTTATCAGTTGGCCAAAAAGGCACATTCAGTCCTATATATTTCTGGTGAGGAGTCGATGAGGCAAACGAAGCTGCGAGCAGATCGCCTTGGAGTCACATCGGATAACCTGCTTGTTTATTCGGAAACAAATCTACAAGAAATCAGCCTGACAATTGAAAATACAAACCCGGATTTTGTCATAGTGGACTCAATCCAAACCATATTCCATCCGGAAGTGACCTCTGCCCCGGGGAGTGTGTCACAGGTAAGGGAATGTACAGCTGAGTTAATGAGGATAGGGAAAACAAAAGGAATCGCGATTTTTATCGTTGGCCATGTCACAAAGGAAGGTTCTATCGCCGGACCAAGACTGCTGGAGCATATGGTGGATACAGTTCTATATTTTGAAGGGGAAAGGCACCATACGTACAGAATCCTCCGGGCTGTCAAAAACCGTTTCGGTTCCACGAATGAAATGGGTATTTTCGAGATGAAGGAAATGGGTCTTGAAGAAGTGGCAAATCCCTCGGAAATTTTTTTAGAGGAAAGATCCCAGGGTGCTTCAGGATCAACGGTTGTAGCCTCGATGGAAGGAACGAGGCCAGTATTGGTTGAAATCCAGGCATTGATTTCGCCAACAAGCTTCGGGAATCCAAGGCGGATGGCTACCGGAATTGACCATAACCGCGTTTCGCTTTTGATGGCGGTGCTGGAGAAGCGCGTCGGGTTGCTGCTGGCTAACCAGGATGCTTATTTGAAGGTCGCCGGCGGAGTGAAGCTGGATGAACCGGCTATCGACCTTGCAGTGGCTGTCAGCATTGCTTCAAGCTTCAGGGATAAACCGACCCGCGCTACTGATTGTATCATTGGCGAGGTGGGTCTGACTGGGGAAGTAAGGAGAGTCTCGAGGATTGAACAGCGCGTCCAGGAAGCGGCGAAGCTTGGCTTTGAAAGAATTATTTTACCGGAGAACAATCTTGGCGGATGGACTCCTCCACGGGGGGTTGAGCTTATCGGGGTATCATCTGTCAGCCATGCATTAAAAGTCACCTTGGGAGGTTGA
- the cysS gene encoding cysteine--tRNA ligase: MGIKIYNTLTRNKEEFIPLEEGKVKMYVCGPTVYNYIHIGNARPAIVFDTVRRYLEFRGYDVRFVSNFTDVDDKLIKAANELGEDVPTIAQRFIDAYFEDVHALGCKKADVHPRVMETMDLIIDFISALIEKGFAYESGGDVYYRTREFKEYGKLSHQSIDELKVGARIQVGEKKQDALDFVLWKSAKEGEISWDSPWGKGRPGWHIECSAMAREYLGDTIDIHAGGQDLAFPHHENEIAQSEALTGQTFARYWMHNGYINIDNEKMSKSLGNFVTVHDIIKQIDPQVLRFFMISVHYRNPINYSQELLEKTKAAFERLKTSYQNLKHRLGASANLTDDNQEWLDKIAGLREQFIKDMDDDFNTANGVSTLFELSKLSNLYLMEKNTSEEVIHAFMNEFETLFGVLGLSLKDEELLDEEIEALIEKRTQARKDRNFQLADEIRDQLKEMNIIIEDTPQGIRWKRG, translated from the coding sequence ATGGGAATTAAAATTTATAATACACTGACTCGGAACAAAGAAGAGTTTATCCCTTTAGAAGAGGGAAAAGTGAAAATGTATGTTTGCGGTCCTACCGTCTATAACTATATTCACATTGGCAATGCCCGTCCGGCCATCGTTTTCGATACGGTCCGCCGCTATCTTGAATTCCGCGGCTATGATGTCCGCTTTGTTTCGAACTTTACTGATGTCGATGACAAATTGATCAAAGCAGCGAATGAACTCGGGGAAGATGTCCCGACAATCGCGCAAAGATTCATCGATGCTTACTTTGAGGATGTCCATGCACTTGGCTGCAAGAAAGCAGATGTGCACCCACGGGTAATGGAAACAATGGATTTGATTATAGACTTTATCAGCGCGCTGATTGAAAAGGGTTTTGCCTATGAATCGGGCGGAGACGTGTACTATCGCACGAGGGAGTTCAAAGAATACGGCAAGCTTTCCCATCAATCCATTGATGAGCTGAAGGTTGGAGCGAGGATTCAGGTTGGGGAAAAGAAGCAGGATGCGCTTGACTTTGTACTTTGGAAATCGGCTAAAGAAGGCGAAATTTCCTGGGATAGTCCTTGGGGAAAAGGCCGTCCAGGCTGGCATATTGAGTGCTCGGCGATGGCCCGCGAATATCTTGGAGACACGATTGATATCCATGCTGGCGGACAGGATTTGGCTTTCCCGCACCACGAAAACGAAATCGCCCAGTCAGAGGCATTGACAGGCCAGACATTTGCCCGCTACTGGATGCATAATGGATACATCAATATTGACAATGAAAAGATGTCCAAGTCACTTGGCAATTTTGTCACAGTTCATGACATCATTAAGCAGATTGATCCACAGGTATTAAGATTTTTCATGATTTCAGTTCATTACCGGAATCCGATCAATTACAGCCAGGAGCTGCTTGAAAAGACAAAGGCCGCTTTTGAGCGCTTGAAGACTTCTTATCAAAATCTGAAGCACCGCCTTGGAGCAAGTGCAAACCTTACTGATGATAATCAGGAATGGCTGGATAAAATCGCCGGGCTTCGTGAGCAGTTCATCAAGGATATGGACGATGACTTCAACACAGCCAATGGCGTATCCACCCTGTTTGAACTTTCGAAGCTATCCAATCTGTACTTGATGGAGAAAAATACGTCCGAGGAAGTCATCCATGCATTCATGAATGAATTTGAGACATTGTTCGGCGTTCTCGGCCTCTCGTTAAAAGATGAAGAATTGCTTGATGAAGAGATCGAAGCCTTGATTGAAAAAAGAACGCAGGCTCGAAAGGACAGGAATTTCCAGCTGGCAGATGAAATCCGTGACCAGTTGAAGGAAATGAATATCATCATCGAAGACACTCCGCAAGGCATCAGATGGAAAAGAGGCTAA
- the rlmB gene encoding 23S rRNA (guanosine(2251)-2'-O)-methyltransferase RlmB — protein MIGKNPVIEALKSERDINKILIAEGSQSGQMQQVIGMAKEANVIVQFVPKKKIDQLADGNHQGVIAQVAAYEYAEIDDLFAAAEKKNEAPFFLLLDEIEDPHNLGSIMRTADASGAHGIIIPKRRAVGLTTTVAKLSTGAIEYIPVARVTNMAQTIDELKERGVWIAGTDASAKQDFRQIDGTLPLGLVIGSEGKGMGRLIRDKCDFLLSLPMVGHVTSLNASVAAALLMYEVHRKRHPLGE, from the coding sequence ATAATCGGAAAAAATCCGGTAATCGAAGCCTTGAAATCCGAACGTGACATTAACAAAATCCTGATTGCGGAGGGCTCCCAGAGCGGGCAGATGCAGCAGGTCATCGGAATGGCGAAGGAAGCCAATGTCATAGTCCAATTCGTCCCGAAAAAGAAGATCGACCAGCTTGCCGACGGGAATCACCAGGGTGTCATCGCCCAGGTGGCAGCCTATGAATATGCGGAAATCGACGATTTGTTCGCGGCAGCGGAAAAGAAAAATGAGGCTCCGTTCTTTTTGCTCCTCGATGAAATTGAAGATCCGCACAATCTTGGTTCCATCATGAGGACAGCTGATGCCTCAGGGGCTCACGGGATTATCATTCCTAAAAGAAGAGCCGTTGGGCTGACAACTACAGTTGCAAAATTATCAACTGGTGCCATCGAATATATCCCTGTTGCGAGAGTCACCAATATGGCACAGACCATCGATGAATTAAAGGAACGCGGTGTCTGGATCGCTGGAACGGATGCATCGGCTAAACAGGATTTTCGTCAAATCGACGGAACTCTGCCTCTTGGCCTGGTGATCGGCAGCGAAGGAAAAGGAATGGGAAGGCTGATCAGGGACAAGTGTGATTTTCTTTTAAGTCTTCCAATGGTTGGACATGTTACTTCGTTGAATGCATCAGTTGCCGCGGCACTCTTGATGTATGAAGTTCACCGTAAACGTCATCCGCTAGGGGAATAG
- a CDS encoding NYN domain-containing protein, with amino-acid sequence MDILLVDGYNIIGAWPELVSLKKRELSAARDRLVEIMAEYQAYTGYRVIIVFDAHFVSGNQKKYKNYKVEVIFTKENETADERIERLAIDLSNRKTQIHVATSDYTEQWAIFGQGALRKSARELLNETNLISKKIEKRVKVIQEKKPSAKIPLTKEVAEIFEKWRRGEQ; translated from the coding sequence ATGGATATCCTGCTTGTTGACGGCTACAACATCATTGGCGCATGGCCAGAGCTGGTCAGCTTGAAAAAAAGAGAGCTTTCCGCCGCGAGGGACCGGCTGGTGGAAATCATGGCTGAATATCAGGCATATACTGGCTATCGCGTCATCATTGTTTTCGATGCCCACTTTGTATCGGGTAATCAAAAGAAATATAAAAATTATAAGGTGGAAGTTATTTTTACAAAAGAAAATGAAACTGCGGATGAGCGGATTGAGAGGCTGGCGATCGACCTCAGCAACCGCAAAACGCAGATCCATGTAGCCACCTCTGACTACACCGAGCAGTGGGCGATTTTTGGACAGGGAGCCCTAAGGAAATCAGCAAGGGAGCTGCTTAACGAAACAAATTTAATCAGCAAAAAAATTGAAAAACGGGTGAAAGTAATCCAGGAAAAGAAGCCAAGTGCCAAGATTCCGCTTACAAAAGAAGTGGCAGAAATTTTTGAAAAATGGCGCAGAGGGGAACAATGA
- the ispD gene encoding 2-C-methyl-D-erythritol 4-phosphate cytidylyltransferase, whose amino-acid sequence MPYQVIIPAAGQGKRMGAGKNKLLLTLEGVPILIHTLRVFEEDAECKGIILAINPSDEQQFKSLLKEYDIHKVSSLVNGGKERQDSVYNGLTAVHSQDGIVLVHDAARPFIRIETIHNLVEAASKDGGAIVAVPVKDTIKKAANSMVAETVERSSLWAVQTPQAFRASVLLEAHNKAVTEQFIGTDESSLVERIPHRVSIIEGDYDNIKLTTPEDLYFAEAILRKRKESGV is encoded by the coding sequence ATGCCTTATCAGGTCATTATTCCGGCTGCGGGTCAGGGAAAGAGAATGGGAGCAGGAAAAAACAAGTTGCTGCTCACTTTGGAAGGTGTCCCGATCTTGATTCATACACTTAGGGTGTTTGAAGAAGATGCTGAATGCAAAGGCATCATTCTCGCCATTAACCCGAGTGATGAGCAACAGTTTAAGTCTTTATTGAAAGAATATGATATACATAAAGTATCTTCGCTTGTCAATGGCGGCAAGGAGCGCCAGGACAGTGTTTATAACGGGCTGACGGCAGTACATTCACAGGATGGGATCGTGCTGGTCCATGATGCTGCCCGTCCATTCATCAGAATAGAAACCATCCACAATCTCGTGGAGGCCGCTAGCAAGGATGGCGGGGCAATCGTGGCTGTTCCTGTTAAAGATACAATCAAGAAAGCGGCGAACAGCATGGTAGCCGAAACAGTTGAGCGGTCAAGCTTGTGGGCAGTACAGACTCCTCAGGCTTTCCGCGCTTCCGTATTGCTTGAGGCGCATAACAAGGCAGTGACGGAGCAGTTCATTGGTACAGATGAATCAAGCCTTGTCGAACGGATCCCACATCGTGTCAGCATCATTGAAGGGGACTATGATAATATTAAGCTGACAACACCAGAAGATTTATATTTTGCCGAAGCGATTCTGCGCAAGCGGAAGGAATCCGGTGTTTGA
- the cysE gene encoding serine O-acetyltransferase, whose product MFKMMKEDIDVVFDQDPSARSVLEVVLTYAGLHAIWSHRLAHAFYKRKFYFIARAISQISRFFTGVEIHPGAKIGRRFFIDHGMGVVIGETCEIGDNVTVFQGVTLGGTGKEKGKRHPTVNDNALIATGAKVLGSITIGENSKVGAGSVVLKDVPPNSTVVGIPGKIVIQDGVRVKKDFNHRDLPDPVADRCQEIEMELVKLRKELELVKLQEELEVAKQGRGMGNGN is encoded by the coding sequence ATGTTTAAGATGATGAAAGAAGACATAGATGTTGTTTTTGATCAGGATCCTTCTGCCAGGAGCGTGCTGGAAGTGGTTTTGACATACGCTGGCCTGCATGCGATATGGTCCCATCGTTTGGCACATGCTTTCTACAAGCGGAAGTTTTATTTTATCGCCAGGGCCATTTCGCAAATCAGCCGTTTTTTCACAGGAGTTGAAATCCATCCGGGAGCCAAGATAGGCAGACGTTTTTTCATCGACCATGGAATGGGGGTCGTCATTGGTGAAACGTGTGAGATCGGGGATAATGTGACGGTGTTCCAGGGAGTGACTCTGGGTGGAACTGGCAAGGAAAAGGGCAAACGCCACCCGACGGTTAATGACAATGCCCTGATAGCGACCGGCGCGAAGGTTTTAGGTTCGATTACGATTGGGGAGAATTCTAAAGTGGGCGCAGGATCCGTTGTCCTGAAGGATGTGCCGCCGAACTCCACTGTTGTCGGAATCCCAGGCAAAATCGTCATCCAGGACGGCGTCAGAGTCAAGAAGGATTTCAATCATCGTGATCTTCCGGATCCTGTGGCGGATCGATGTCAGGAAATCGAAATGGAATTAGTGAAACTGAGAAAAGAACTTGAATTAGTCAAATTACAAGAAGAACTTGAAGTTGCTAAGCAAGGAAGGGGCATGGGAAATGGGAATTAA
- the gltX gene encoding glutamate--tRNA ligase: protein MSSDIRVRYAPSPTGHLHIGNARTALFNYLFARNRGGKFIIRIEDTDKKRNIEGGEQSQLKYLQWLGINWDESVDVGGDYGPYRQSERNHIYEKYNQELLEKGFAYKCYCTEEELEAEREEQSARNETPHYSGRCRNLTAEQKEQFEREGRQPSLRFKVPAGKILKFDDMVKGDVSFESDGMGDYVIVKKDGTPTYNYAVVIDDHLMKISHVLRGDDHISNTPKQLVIYEAFGWEPPVFGHMTLIVNESRKKLSKRDESIIQFIEQYEELGYLPEALFNFITLLGWSPSGEEEIYSQDEFIEIFDPARLSKSPALFDQQKLAWMNNQYMKKADLDRVVELALPHLVKAGKVSENRSEEEDAWVRGLISLYHDKMSFGAEIVEMSDLFFRDEVNYDEEAKEVLAGEQVPEVLNAFLAEINKLEEFKADAIKAAVKAVQKGTGHKGQKLFMPVRAAATGQTHGPDLMLAMELIGKEKVMERVQKLLG from the coding sequence ATGTCATCAGATATCCGGGTGCGTTATGCGCCGAGTCCGACTGGACATTTACATATCGGGAATGCCCGTACAGCACTATTCAATTATCTATTCGCACGGAACAGGGGCGGAAAGTTCATTATCCGCATTGAGGATACAGATAAAAAGCGCAATATCGAAGGCGGAGAGCAAAGCCAGTTGAAGTACCTTCAGTGGCTTGGAATCAACTGGGATGAGAGTGTCGATGTTGGCGGCGATTATGGACCGTATCGCCAATCAGAACGAAATCACATTTATGAAAAGTACAATCAGGAGCTTTTGGAAAAAGGTTTTGCCTATAAGTGTTATTGCACGGAGGAAGAGCTGGAAGCTGAGCGCGAGGAGCAGTCTGCACGCAATGAGACTCCTCATTATTCAGGACGCTGCCGCAACCTTACAGCCGAACAGAAGGAACAGTTTGAAAGAGAAGGACGCCAGCCGAGCCTTCGTTTCAAGGTGCCTGCAGGCAAGATTCTTAAGTTCGATGATATGGTAAAAGGTGATGTTAGTTTTGAGTCGGACGGGATGGGTGACTATGTCATTGTCAAGAAAGATGGCACACCTACTTATAACTATGCGGTTGTTATCGACGATCATTTGATGAAGATTTCCCACGTTCTTCGCGGGGATGACCATATTTCCAATACACCGAAGCAGCTTGTGATTTATGAAGCATTTGGCTGGGAGCCGCCGGTATTTGGCCACATGACATTGATCGTCAACGAAAGCCGCAAGAAGCTGAGCAAGCGGGACGAATCGATCATCCAGTTTATTGAGCAGTATGAGGAGCTTGGCTATCTGCCAGAAGCATTGTTCAACTTCATCACGCTTCTTGGATGGTCTCCATCAGGTGAAGAAGAGATTTACTCTCAGGATGAATTCATCGAGATTTTTGATCCAGCAAGACTTTCAAAATCGCCTGCGCTTTTCGATCAGCAGAAGCTTGCCTGGATGAACAACCAATATATGAAAAAAGCTGATCTGGACCGTGTTGTCGAGCTGGCACTGCCGCATCTTGTCAAGGCTGGAAAAGTCAGCGAGAACCGTTCAGAGGAAGAGGATGCCTGGGTTCGCGGCCTCATCTCCCTGTATCATGATAAAATGAGCTTCGGAGCGGAAATCGTCGAGATGTCTGATTTATTTTTCCGTGATGAGGTAAACTATGATGAAGAAGCAAAAGAGGTCCTTGCAGGCGAGCAGGTTCCAGAAGTGCTGAACGCATTCCTTGCGGAGATCAACAAGCTGGAAGAATTCAAGGCGGATGCAATCAAGGCAGCAGTCAAGGCAGTCCAAAAAGGAACTGGCCATAAAGGGCAAAAGCTGTTCATGCCGGTCCGTGCGGCAGCCACAGGGCAAACACATGGACCAGACCTGATGCTTGCAATGGAGCTGATCGGAAAAGAAAAAGTGATGGAAAGAGTCCAGAAGCTTTTAGGCTAA